Genomic DNA from Hordeum vulgare subsp. vulgare chromosome 2H, MorexV3_pseudomolecules_assembly, whole genome shotgun sequence:
AAGGATTGGATCATGAGAATCAGAAGATTTTCTGTAAAATTTTTAAAAAGTAATGCTCCAAAACTACAATATCTCGTATTAAGAAAATGTTACCTGGTGCAATGTATCCAACTGATCCTCTTGGCCCCACTAAGCTCGTAGAACAATCAATTcccgaagaataagaagaaccAAGTAGAAACTTGGCCAACCCAAAGTCACCAACACGTGCGCCCATAAGATCATCTAGAAGGACATTGCTAGGCTTCAGATCACAGTGGACCACAGGAGGCATGCATTGGTTATGGAGGTAATCCAAAGCAGCAGCTATGCCCACTGATATTGCTATTCTTGAACCAAGGCACAACGACCTTTTTGGATGATGCTCGTGGAGCAGTGTCGGATAGAGCCAACTCTCTAGGTCGCCATTTGCCATAAACTCAAGAACAAGAGCTTTAAACTCATTTCCTGTCGGGTCACTTGTTGAGCATACGGTGATCACCCTTAAAAGATTACGATGACGAGTGTTTCTCAGTGCCTCACATTCAGCAAGGAAACTCTTTGTTGCTCCAAATTGATCGAGTTTGAAAACTTTGATAGCAACTGTATGATGCTCTTCAAACTCAATTCTAGCTTTGTATACGGACCCATATGTTCCTGAACCAACCAAGTTGGCCTCAGAAAAACCATTTGTTGCTTTCACTAAATCAACATATGTGAACTTCTTGAACTCCTTGACAGAAGGATGTGCGGCTTGTTTGACATTCTTTCTCTTCTTACGAATAATAACTCCAAAGCATAATAAGAGAACCAAAGAAAGGGCAGTAATTGGTACTATCTTCAGAATCTTGGAGGTGTACAACTTTTTTTTGGATATCACGGCATTGCAAAGTGGCAACTCTAGTAACGGGGTCTGAGCACACAACTTattgttcccttgtgtgaacaCCTCACTGTCGTTCTGAAACATTCCACCTGGAGGTACTGGTCCCTCGAGGTTGTTGAACGACAAATTGAGGAGCCTCATGTAACCAAATGACTCAAAGAAGTCAGGTATTTCACCTGACAAGTTGTTTTGAGATAGATCCATCACAATGATGCCTCTCAAGTTCATGAAAGATTGAGGAATTCTCCCATGAAAATTGTTCCCCTCCATGTGCAGCGATTCCAAATGGAGGCACTCACCCATAGTGGAAGGTATTTGTCCAGACAACTGGTTATTGGAAATATTCAATGAGCCGAGATTGACCAAGCTGCCAATCTCTAGTGGTATTTGTCCTGAGAGTTTGTTATGAGATAAGTCCAAACCTATTGAAAGGGAGGAAAGAGTAAAGAGCTCCTTTGGTATGCTATCATCAAATATGTTATGAGAGAGGTTTAATGTTTCCAGAATTTTGCAGCCCCCTAGGGTTCTTGGGATTGGGCCACTCAACttattttcttgtaaatacagatcAGTCAATTGACTTAGATTGCCAATTGACAGAGGAATTTGTCCGGAAAGTCTGTTCTGGGATAAGCCTAGGCCAACCAATTTTTCAAGATTTCCAAGTGCATAAGGGATACTTCCACTAAGCAAGTTGTTGTCAATGGAAAGACGTTCAAGGTTTGTGAGGTGCTCTATCTCCTGTGGTATAGTGCCTGATATTTTATTTGCTCCTAACATCAATACCTGTAAGGTCTTTGAAAGTTCTGCAATGGAACTCGGCAAATCTCCTTGAAGGATATTTGCACTCAAGGATAATTCTATTAGTTGGGAACAATTGGTCAATGAGGTTAAGAAAGACCAATCTCCAGCTTCTAGGCGATTCTCAGGTAGATTCAGGTAGATTAAGTTTGGAAGAGTCCCAAAAGAAGGTACTACA
This window encodes:
- the LOC123431165 gene encoding probable LRR receptor-like serine/threonine-protein kinase At3g47570: MCDRKHMSPLGTLGSSQLLPLILVLSSLLICPIVGVIALNGEARTDFQALSCLKIHLSPSSGLPASWKIDDTLQQFCSWSGVTCSKRHTSRVVALDLESLQLNGQIPSCIANLTLLTRIHLPNNQLWGPIPPELGQLNCLRYLNLSSNNLSGTIPSDLSSCSQLQIIDLGSNSIGGEIPTNLSDCSNIQQLNLGKNKLTGGIPEGLGTLRNLSVLRLTGNGLRGNIPLSLGSSSSLHSVHLTNNSLTGPIPSLLANSSSLQFLVLTNNHLGGEIPPALFTGISLRVLSLGLNNFTGFIPVVFPIINSPLQYLVLTSNNLAGTIPSTLGNFSSLCWLLLGDNSFQGSIPASIGKLPNLQVLDLSYNFLAGSVPASIYNISTLTYLGMGVNILAGEIPYNIGYTLPSIQTLILGMNKFHGQIPTSLANTTNLQEIYLGNNSFHGVVPSFGTLPNLIYLNLPENRLEAGDWSFLTSLTNCSQLIELSLSANILQGDLPSSIAELSKTLQVLMLGANKISGTIPQEIEHLTNLERLSIDNNLLSGSIPYALGNLEKLVGLGLSQNRLSGQIPLSIGNLSQLTDLYLQENKLSGPIPRTLGGCKILETLNLSHNIFDDSIPKELFTLSSLSIGLDLSHNKLSGQIPLEIGSLVNLGSLNISNNQLSGQIPSTMGECLHLESLHMEGNNFHGRIPQSFMNLRGIIVMDLSQNNLSGEIPDFFESFGYMRLLNLSFNNLEGPVPPGGMFQNDSEVFTQGNNKLCAQTPLLELPLCNAVISKKKLYTSKILKIVPITALSLVLLLCFGVIIRKKRKNVKQAAHPSVKEFKKFTYVDLVKATNGFSEANLVGSGTYGSVYKARIEFEEHHTVAIKVFKLDQFGATKSFLAECEALRNTRHRNLLRVITVCSTSDPTGNEFKALVLEFMANGDLESWLYPTLLHEHHPKRSLCLGSRIAISVGIAAALDYLHNQCMPPVVHCDLKPSNVLLDDLMGARVGDFGLAKFLLGSSYSSGIDCSTSLVGPRGSVGYIAPEYGSGSKISMEGDVYSYGIIILEMLTRKRPTDEMFKDGLSLYKFVEDSFPEKICEILDSRVITPYYGNRYGQEAGSFSDQENHQMAAGIVSCITALTKLGLLCAAEMPKDRPTMQDVYSDATAIKEAFAALHG